The following coding sequences are from one Thamnophis elegans isolate rThaEle1 chromosome 5, rThaEle1.pri, whole genome shotgun sequence window:
- the CSF1 gene encoding macrophage colony-stimulating factor 1 isoform X1 yields the protein MFASMQLALFLLATCGIHVTEQNHSGCHRLIMASHLKNLTDLLDSQMVTSCLRSFEYVDERELDNTECFLKAAYHPLKGIIDNITFKSNTPNYVKLGLIKGLYVNLAKCIKPHDDKNKKCIKTFSRTAEQTLQLVHKYFSQAKQFLSKATFTDDCSGVFQKCSESQEKDAVSPGVVSALDCNCSSTDPINVEGSTYLVPTSESFSSIAEQLDSRKTAVSIRQLRLPDTTQIHSGLESNTRSRVTRSADKSQEITESMDFEVGIDVLLSSPSSPSLSIQKQLESMETRSPSLDSRTGESQKRSDELASQHLPLSDLAKSFLNQQWFEIKDKTEAISGLTSDQNITVASSAFRLTLTSPSNLEEIDSSSAPSSGSPQVLGHKELVSATQDPSRFVATTENSSPPKQTSLESNSWGKQSSRDKNSKRLQNTQLRERREEGLAKKDRELEDSLLGPSFDLNFIPLNAEKRFKKSEPRNFQGTSVTYVVIPSVLGILLALGGLLFYLHKSRILRKRRTQQIGNNIERTEEQRSLSGGEGHLELQIQREV from the exons ATGTTTGCCTCTATGCAACTAGCCTTGTTTCTTCTCGCAACCTGCGGTATCCACGTAACTGAACAGAATCATTCTGGTTGCCACCGGCTCATCATGGCATCCCACCTTAAGAACTTGACTGATCTG CTTGATAGCCAGATGGTAACTTCCTGCCTGCGATCTTTTGAATATGTGGATGAAAGGGAACTG GATAATACTGAATGCTTTCTCAAAGCAGCCTACCATCCCCTGAAAGGTATCATTGATAATATTACATTCAAGAGTAATACTCCAAACTACGTGAAACTCGGTCTGATCAAGGGTTTATACGTGAACCTTGCAAAATGCATTAAGCCTCACGATGATAAGAATAAG AAGTGCATCAAGACCTTCTCCCGTACTGCAGAGCAGACTTTGCAACTGGTGCACAAATACTTTAGCCAAGCCAAGCAGTTTCTGAGCAAGGCAACATTCACAGATGATTGCAGTGGAGTCTTCCAGAAGTGTTCAGAATCCCAGGAAAAGGATGCTGTTTCTCCAG GTGTTGTTAGTGCCCTGGATTGCAACTGTTCATCTACAGACCCAATCAATGTAGAAGGCTCCACGTATCTCGTTCCAACCTCTGAGTCTTTCTCTTCCATTGCAGAGCAGTTGGACAGCAGGAAGACAGCTGTCAGCATTCGCCAACTAAGGCTTCCTGATACTACTCAAATTCATAGTGGGTTAGAGAGCAATACCAGGTCTAGGGTGACTAGAAGCGCTGATAAAAGCCAAGAAATCACCGAAAGCATGGATTTTGAGGTTGGCATTGATGTCCtattatcatcaccatcatcaccttctctttctatccagaAACAGTTGGAATCCATGGAGACCAGATCTCCCTCCCTGGATTCCAGAACTGGTGAAAGCCAGAAAAGATCTGATGAGTTAGCTTCTCAGCATCTCCCTCTCTCTGACTTAGCCAAATCCTTTCTCAATCAGCAATGGTTTGAGATAAAAGACAAAACTGAGGCCATTTCAGGACTCACATCTGATCAGAATATCACTGTTGCCAGCAGTGCTTTCCGCTTAACTCTGACATCACCTTCCAATTTGGAGGAAATAGACAGCTCTAGTGCGCCCTCCAGTGGCAGTCCCCAAGTCCTGGGCCACAAAGAGCTTGTCTCTGCAACACAAGATCCTTCTAGATTCGTGGCCACCACAGAGAATTCCTCACCCCCCAAACAAACATCCCTTGAAAGCAACTCTTGGGGAAAACAAAGTAGCAGAGATAAAAACTCCAAAAGACTGCAAAACACCCAGCTGCGGGAGAGACGAGAAGAGGGTCTGGCCAAGAAGGACAGGGAATTGGAGGATAGCCTGCTGGGACCCAGCTTTGATCTCAACTTCATTCCTCTGAACGCAGAGAAGCGCTTCAAGAAGTCAGAGCCCAGAAATTTCCAAGGGACGTCTGTGACATATGTGGTGATACCCAGTGTCCTGGGAATCCTGCTAGCCTTGGGAGGTCTGCTGTTCTACTTGCATAAATCCAGG ATCCTAAGAAAGAGGCGGACCCAGCAGATAGGGAATAATATAGAAAGAACAGAAGAACAAAG GTCATTAAGTGGAGGGGAGGGACACTTGGAGTTGCAGATTCAAAGGGAAGTATGA
- the CSF1 gene encoding macrophage colony-stimulating factor 1 isoform X2: MFASMQLALFLLATCGIHVTEQNHSGCHRLIMASHLKNLTDLLDSQMVTSCLRSFEYVDERELDNTECFLKAAYHPLKGIIDNITFKSNTPNYVKLGLIKGLYVNLAKCIKPHDDKNKCIKTFSRTAEQTLQLVHKYFSQAKQFLSKATFTDDCSGVFQKCSESQEKDAVSPGVVSALDCNCSSTDPINVEGSTYLVPTSESFSSIAEQLDSRKTAVSIRQLRLPDTTQIHSGLESNTRSRVTRSADKSQEITESMDFEVGIDVLLSSPSSPSLSIQKQLESMETRSPSLDSRTGESQKRSDELASQHLPLSDLAKSFLNQQWFEIKDKTEAISGLTSDQNITVASSAFRLTLTSPSNLEEIDSSSAPSSGSPQVLGHKELVSATQDPSRFVATTENSSPPKQTSLESNSWGKQSSRDKNSKRLQNTQLRERREEGLAKKDRELEDSLLGPSFDLNFIPLNAEKRFKKSEPRNFQGTSVTYVVIPSVLGILLALGGLLFYLHKSRILRKRRTQQIGNNIERTEEQRSLSGGEGHLELQIQREV, translated from the exons ATGTTTGCCTCTATGCAACTAGCCTTGTTTCTTCTCGCAACCTGCGGTATCCACGTAACTGAACAGAATCATTCTGGTTGCCACCGGCTCATCATGGCATCCCACCTTAAGAACTTGACTGATCTG CTTGATAGCCAGATGGTAACTTCCTGCCTGCGATCTTTTGAATATGTGGATGAAAGGGAACTG GATAATACTGAATGCTTTCTCAAAGCAGCCTACCATCCCCTGAAAGGTATCATTGATAATATTACATTCAAGAGTAATACTCCAAACTACGTGAAACTCGGTCTGATCAAGGGTTTATACGTGAACCTTGCAAAATGCATTAAGCCTCACGATGATAAGAATAAG TGCATCAAGACCTTCTCCCGTACTGCAGAGCAGACTTTGCAACTGGTGCACAAATACTTTAGCCAAGCCAAGCAGTTTCTGAGCAAGGCAACATTCACAGATGATTGCAGTGGAGTCTTCCAGAAGTGTTCAGAATCCCAGGAAAAGGATGCTGTTTCTCCAG GTGTTGTTAGTGCCCTGGATTGCAACTGTTCATCTACAGACCCAATCAATGTAGAAGGCTCCACGTATCTCGTTCCAACCTCTGAGTCTTTCTCTTCCATTGCAGAGCAGTTGGACAGCAGGAAGACAGCTGTCAGCATTCGCCAACTAAGGCTTCCTGATACTACTCAAATTCATAGTGGGTTAGAGAGCAATACCAGGTCTAGGGTGACTAGAAGCGCTGATAAAAGCCAAGAAATCACCGAAAGCATGGATTTTGAGGTTGGCATTGATGTCCtattatcatcaccatcatcaccttctctttctatccagaAACAGTTGGAATCCATGGAGACCAGATCTCCCTCCCTGGATTCCAGAACTGGTGAAAGCCAGAAAAGATCTGATGAGTTAGCTTCTCAGCATCTCCCTCTCTCTGACTTAGCCAAATCCTTTCTCAATCAGCAATGGTTTGAGATAAAAGACAAAACTGAGGCCATTTCAGGACTCACATCTGATCAGAATATCACTGTTGCCAGCAGTGCTTTCCGCTTAACTCTGACATCACCTTCCAATTTGGAGGAAATAGACAGCTCTAGTGCGCCCTCCAGTGGCAGTCCCCAAGTCCTGGGCCACAAAGAGCTTGTCTCTGCAACACAAGATCCTTCTAGATTCGTGGCCACCACAGAGAATTCCTCACCCCCCAAACAAACATCCCTTGAAAGCAACTCTTGGGGAAAACAAAGTAGCAGAGATAAAAACTCCAAAAGACTGCAAAACACCCAGCTGCGGGAGAGACGAGAAGAGGGTCTGGCCAAGAAGGACAGGGAATTGGAGGATAGCCTGCTGGGACCCAGCTTTGATCTCAACTTCATTCCTCTGAACGCAGAGAAGCGCTTCAAGAAGTCAGAGCCCAGAAATTTCCAAGGGACGTCTGTGACATATGTGGTGATACCCAGTGTCCTGGGAATCCTGCTAGCCTTGGGAGGTCTGCTGTTCTACTTGCATAAATCCAGG ATCCTAAGAAAGAGGCGGACCCAGCAGATAGGGAATAATATAGAAAGAACAGAAGAACAAAG GTCATTAAGTGGAGGGGAGGGACACTTGGAGTTGCAGATTCAAAGGGAAGTATGA